The following are encoded together in the Dickeya lacustris genome:
- the rhaS gene encoding HTH-type transcriptional activator RhaS, whose product MAQLHGDEFFASQAATVAVEPRMPQGAFPEHYHDFWEIVLVEQGAGVHVFNDQPFALCSGAVFFVRDNDRHLFEQVESLHLTNVLYRSPRGFRFLSDIAPFLPYGPNGEWLGQWQVNSATQQQVKQLIMQLAALSASDKAENVATSESLFLQILVLLRQKCFRTEADGSEQQGIQALLGWLQHNFCDDVDWEGMAERFSLSLRTLHRQLKQHTGMTPQRYLNRLRLLEARRRLQQSDDSITTIAHDCGFSDSNHFSTQFRKAFSLAPKALRQRM is encoded by the coding sequence ATGGCACAACTTCATGGCGATGAGTTTTTTGCTTCACAGGCAGCGACGGTAGCGGTGGAACCGCGTATGCCACAAGGTGCCTTCCCTGAGCACTATCACGATTTTTGGGAAATCGTGCTGGTTGAACAGGGTGCCGGGGTGCATGTTTTTAATGACCAGCCATTTGCGTTATGCAGCGGCGCGGTGTTTTTTGTGCGTGACAACGATCGCCATTTGTTTGAACAGGTGGAGTCGCTGCACTTGACCAATGTTTTGTACCGTTCGCCGCGTGGTTTTCGTTTCCTGTCAGATATCGCCCCGTTTTTACCTTACGGGCCGAATGGCGAATGGCTGGGTCAGTGGCAGGTCAACAGCGCCACGCAACAGCAGGTTAAACAGTTGATTATGCAATTGGCAGCGCTGTCAGCGAGTGATAAGGCAGAAAATGTGGCGACCAGTGAAAGCCTGTTCTTACAAATTCTGGTGCTGCTGAGGCAAAAATGCTTTCGCACCGAGGCTGATGGTAGCGAACAACAAGGCATTCAGGCGCTGCTGGGTTGGTTACAGCATAATTTCTGCGACGATGTTGACTGGGAAGGGATGGCAGAGCGCTTTTCGCTCTCGCTACGCACGCTGCACCGGCAGTTGAAGCAACACACCGGGATGACGCCCCAGCGCTATCTCAACCGGTTACGGTTGCTGGAAGCGCGCCGTCGCCTGCAACAGAGTGATGATTCCATCACGACTATTGCCCATGACTGCGGTTTTAGTGATAGTAATCACTTCTCTACCCAGTTTCGTAAAGCCTTTTCGCTGGCTCCCAAAGCATTGCGCCAACGGATGTGA
- the rhaR gene encoding HTH-type transcriptional activator RhaR: MTSRGLKLLTEDYFLTDKTRVTVAERSPQPAFGLHHHDFDELVIVWRGNGLHLWNDVPYRITCGDLFYVSARDRHSYESVHDLELDNILYIRERLTLPTDWQHLLPGADVPQSQRYWRLATHSMEMLREKVENLAQECMKSDPLSLQLSEVLLLQIALLALRYRYAPDSTELADAQQLDLLMNALRASIAHPFRLEDFCQLHGISMRSLRSRFKQQTGMSVAQYLRQLRLCRAMELLRYNRQTISEVAAECGFDDSNYFSVVFHQAFGVTPSGYRQRFQSIGKG; encoded by the coding sequence TTGACATCGCGTGGGTTGAAATTACTGACGGAAGATTATTTTCTTACCGATAAAACAAGAGTAACGGTTGCAGAACGCAGCCCGCAGCCTGCTTTTGGGCTGCATCATCATGACTTTGACGAGCTTGTGATAGTCTGGCGCGGTAACGGGCTGCATCTGTGGAATGATGTGCCCTATCGTATTACCTGCGGCGATCTGTTTTATGTTTCCGCACGCGATCGCCATAGCTACGAATCGGTACACGATTTGGAGCTCGATAACATCCTCTACATTCGTGAGCGCTTAACCTTGCCGACGGACTGGCAGCATCTGCTACCCGGCGCTGACGTGCCGCAGTCGCAGCGTTATTGGCGGCTTGCCACCCATAGCATGGAAATGCTGCGTGAAAAGGTCGAAAACCTGGCGCAGGAGTGCATGAAGTCCGATCCGCTCTCTTTGCAACTCAGTGAAGTGCTGTTGTTGCAAATTGCGCTGTTGGCGCTGCGTTATCGCTATGCGCCAGACAGCACCGAACTGGCTGATGCCCAGCAGCTCGACCTGCTGATGAATGCATTGCGCGCCAGTATCGCGCACCCCTTTCGCCTGGAGGATTTCTGCCAGTTGCATGGCATCAGTATGCGCAGCCTGCGTAGCCGCTTTAAACAGCAAACCGGCATGAGCGTCGCGCAGTATTTGCGCCAGCTCCGGCTGTGCCGCGCCATGGAGTTACTGCGCTATAACCGCCAGACCATCAGTGAAGTGGCCGCTGAATGCGGCTTTGATGACAGTAATTACTTCTCGGTGGTGTTTCATCAGGCGTTTGGCGTGACGCCAAGCGGCTATCGCCAGCGTTTTCAGTCTATCGGCAAAGGCTAG